One window of Leptotrichia sp. oral taxon 498 genomic DNA carries:
- a CDS encoding beta-ketoacyl-ACP synthase III, whose amino-acid sequence MRIGILGTGSYVPEKVLTNDDLAKIVDTNDEWITTRTGIKERRIASENEATSDLAFCAAKKAINDAGIDKNEIDLIIVATMTPDHFTPSTAALVQDKLGIKAAAFDISAACTGFVYAFTTGYSFIKSGIYKKVLVIGAETMSRVMDWSDRGTCILFGDGSGAVVLGEVQTGGFCASHLVADGSGACELIVPAGGSRKVVTVEALENKETYLQMNGREIFKFAVKVFPESVDDVLKQQNITADDIDLFIPHQANIRIIESIAKRFKQPLDKFFVNLNKYGNTSGASIPIAIDEASKQNRLKKGDKIVITGFGGGLTYGSILFEWSK is encoded by the coding sequence ATGAGAATAGGAATTTTGGGGACAGGTTCTTATGTTCCAGAAAAAGTGTTGACAAACGATGATTTAGCAAAGATAGTTGACACTAACGATGAATGGATCACAACAAGAACAGGTATCAAGGAGCGAAGAATAGCCTCTGAAAATGAAGCAACTTCAGATTTGGCATTTTGCGCAGCAAAAAAAGCTATAAATGATGCCGGGATAGATAAAAATGAAATTGATTTGATTATCGTTGCAACAATGACCCCAGATCATTTCACGCCGTCGACAGCGGCGTTAGTTCAAGATAAATTGGGAATAAAAGCTGCAGCTTTTGATATAAGTGCAGCGTGTACAGGATTTGTCTATGCATTTACGACAGGATACAGTTTTATAAAATCAGGGATTTATAAAAAAGTTCTTGTAATTGGTGCTGAAACTATGTCAAGAGTTATGGATTGGAGCGACAGAGGGACTTGTATCTTGTTTGGAGATGGTTCAGGAGCTGTTGTATTAGGAGAAGTGCAAACTGGCGGATTTTGTGCAAGTCATTTGGTTGCGGATGGTTCTGGCGCCTGTGAATTGATTGTACCTGCAGGAGGCTCTAGAAAAGTTGTAACTGTTGAGGCATTGGAAAATAAAGAGACATATTTACAAATGAATGGAAGAGAAATTTTTAAATTTGCGGTAAAAGTATTCCCTGAAAGTGTTGATGATGTTTTAAAACAACAAAATATTACAGCAGACGATATAGATTTATTTATACCACATCAGGCAAATATAAGAATAATTGAGTCAATTGCTAAGAGATTTAAGCAACCGTTAGATAAGTTTTTTGTAAATTTAAATAAATATGGAAATACTTCGGGAGCTTCAATTCCGATTGCAATAGATGAAGCTAGTAAGCAAAATAGACTTAAAAAAGGTGATAAAATTGTAATAACAGGATTCGGCGGAGGACTTACTTACGGTTCAATTTTATTTGAATGGTCAAAATAA
- a CDS encoding thymidine phosphorylase codes for MRVVDLIEKKREKEELAKEEIHFLLSEYLKGNVPDYQMSAFLMAVYFNDMTKAELLEFTTLMRDSGEIIKFEKINKFLVDKHSTGGVGDKVTVVLAPILAALGLASTKLSGKGLGHTGGTIDKFEAIKGFKFSSSKEEVEKIASKTGIGLMGYSDKIVPLDKKLYSLRDVTATVPSIPLIASSIMSKKLAIQSDVIILDVKVGDGAFMKNIERARELAKRMIEIGIGFKRKVRAVLSNMDEPLGYSVGNAIEIIEAIETLKGNGAKDVKEVVYTIAAVALKAKGVIKELKDGYRKIDEVINSGLALSKLKEFIAESGGDENLVNDYSILPVAKEKLEIFSQNSGYVAKIKAEEIGKAAMIIGAGRATKYDKIDHSVGIKIFKKVGDKVEKGEKLAEIYYNDEKNLKNSKEMLLDAYVLQNEKVSGQKVVIEIID; via the coding sequence ATGAGAGTAGTGGATTTGATTGAGAAAAAAAGAGAAAAAGAAGAACTTGCAAAAGAAGAGATTCATTTTTTATTGAGTGAATATTTAAAAGGAAATGTTCCAGATTATCAAATGTCAGCATTTCTGATGGCGGTATATTTTAATGATATGACAAAAGCTGAACTTTTGGAATTTACAACTTTAATGAGAGATTCAGGAGAAATTATAAAATTTGAAAAGATTAATAAATTTTTAGTCGACAAACATAGTACAGGTGGAGTTGGAGATAAAGTAACCGTTGTATTAGCGCCAATACTTGCAGCACTTGGTTTGGCTTCGACTAAATTATCAGGTAAAGGTTTGGGTCATACTGGCGGTACGATTGATAAATTTGAAGCGATAAAAGGGTTCAAATTTTCAAGTTCAAAAGAAGAAGTTGAAAAAATCGCAAGTAAAACTGGAATCGGGCTTATGGGCTACAGCGATAAAATCGTTCCACTTGACAAAAAATTGTATTCGTTAAGAGATGTTACAGCGACAGTTCCAAGTATTCCATTAATTGCAAGCAGTATAATGAGTAAAAAGCTGGCGATTCAGTCAGATGTGATAATTCTTGATGTGAAAGTTGGTGACGGAGCTTTTATGAAAAATATTGAGCGTGCAAGAGAATTGGCAAAAAGAATGATTGAAATTGGGATTGGATTTAAAAGAAAAGTAAGAGCAGTTTTGAGCAATATGGATGAACCGCTTGGATATTCAGTAGGAAATGCGATTGAAATAATTGAAGCGATAGAAACATTGAAGGGAAATGGAGCAAAAGATGTAAAAGAAGTGGTTTATACAATTGCAGCAGTTGCGTTAAAAGCTAAAGGTGTAATAAAAGAATTAAAAGATGGATATAGGAAAATTGATGAAGTGATAAACAGCGGTCTTGCACTTTCAAAATTGAAAGAATTTATAGCTGAAAGCGGAGGCGATGAAAATTTAGTCAATGATTATTCAATTTTACCGGTTGCAAAAGAAAAATTGGAAATTTTTTCCCAAAATAGTGGCTATGTCGCAAAAATAAAAGCTGAAGAAATTGGAAAAGCGGCGATGATAATTGGTGCAGGAAGAGCTACAAAATATGATAAAATTGATCATTCTGTCGGAATAAAGATTTTTAAAAAAGTTGGTGATAAAGTGGAAAAAGGAGAAAAATTGGCAGAAATTTATTATAATGACGAAAAAAATTTAAAAAATTCAAAAGAAATGCTTTTAGATGCGTATGTGTTACAAAATGAAAAAGTTAGCGGGCAAAAAGTGGTGATAGAAATCATTGATTAA
- a CDS encoding BMP family lipoprotein: MKRILTIFSVILALMFIVACGNKPATADQVKDGKTSTDSTNSNKSVAVVYSTGGKGDKSFNDSTFRGLEKAKKELGITYSEYEPKDPNSEAKDALTRFAEEGQYDLIIAVGYTMQDAVTAVADAFPEQKFAIIDSVVNGKPNVASITFKEEEGSFLVGALAAMMDKTGTIGFVGADNSDLIAKFFAGYAQGARYVKPDIKVIPVTIGGTSAFNDQASAKAKTETLIQQGADVVYHAAGASGLGVFQAVKEKNIYGIGVDSNQDGLYPGNILTSMMKYVDNAVFDEIKTTLNGKFAAKVQTYGIKEDGIGTTNFEFTKDKIGEENIKKLEQIKQDIKSGKIVVKPKI; encoded by the coding sequence ATGAAAAGAATTTTGACGATTTTTAGTGTGATTCTCGCATTGATGTTTATTGTTGCATGTGGAAATAAACCTGCAACAGCGGATCAGGTAAAAGATGGAAAAACTTCAACTGATTCGACAAATTCCAACAAAAGTGTGGCAGTTGTTTATTCAACTGGTGGAAAAGGCGATAAATCTTTTAATGATTCAACTTTTAGAGGACTTGAAAAGGCTAAAAAAGAATTGGGTATAACTTATAGTGAGTATGAGCCAAAAGATCCAAATTCAGAAGCAAAGGATGCACTTACAAGATTTGCGGAAGAAGGACAATATGACTTGATAATTGCAGTTGGATATACAATGCAAGATGCAGTAACTGCAGTAGCTGATGCATTTCCAGAGCAAAAATTTGCAATTATTGATAGTGTAGTTAATGGCAAACCTAACGTAGCTTCGATTACGTTTAAAGAAGAAGAAGGTTCATTTTTAGTAGGAGCTTTGGCTGCAATGATGGATAAAACAGGAACTATAGGATTTGTGGGTGCTGATAATTCAGATTTGATAGCAAAATTTTTTGCAGGGTATGCGCAAGGTGCAAGATATGTAAAACCTGATATTAAAGTTATACCAGTTACAATTGGTGGAACATCAGCATTTAACGATCAAGCTTCGGCAAAAGCTAAAACTGAAACTTTGATTCAACAAGGTGCAGATGTAGTTTATCACGCAGCTGGAGCAAGTGGGCTTGGAGTATTTCAAGCTGTTAAAGAAAAAAATATTTATGGAATAGGTGTGGATTCAAATCAAGACGGTCTATATCCAGGAAATATTTTAACTTCCATGATGAAATATGTGGATAATGCAGTTTTTGATGAAATTAAAACAACTTTAAATGGAAAGTTTGCCGCAAAAGTTCAGACATATGGAATAAAAGAAGATGGAATTGGAACAACAAATTTTGAATTTACCAAAGATAAAATTGGTGAAGAAAATATTAAAAAACTTGAACAAATTAAACAAGATATTAAAAGTGGAAAAATTGTTGTAAAACCAAAAATATAA
- the rplA gene encoding 50S ribosomal protein L1: MAKKGKRYNEISQKVDKMKVYTPEEALELVFDTKSAKFVETVELAVRLGVDPRHADQQVRGTVSLPHGTGKTVRVLAITSGDNIQKALDAGADFAGDDEYISKIQGGWLDFDLVIATPDMMPKLGRLGRILGTKGLMPNPKSGTVTTNIEQTVTEFKKGKVAFKVDKLGSIHLPIGKVDFSKEAIVENFKVALNQIVKLKPAASKGQYLRTVAISLTMGPGIKIDPLLAGSFVAE, from the coding sequence ATGGCAAAAAAAGGTAAGAGATATAATGAAATATCTCAAAAAGTAGATAAAATGAAAGTTTATACTCCAGAGGAAGCTTTGGAATTAGTATTTGATACAAAAAGTGCAAAATTCGTTGAAACAGTTGAATTAGCTGTAAGACTTGGAGTTGACCCAAGACATGCTGATCAGCAAGTAAGAGGGACAGTTTCGTTGCCACATGGAACAGGAAAAACTGTAAGAGTATTAGCAATTACTTCAGGAGATAACATCCAAAAAGCGTTAGACGCTGGAGCAGATTTTGCTGGAGATGATGAATATATCAGTAAAATTCAAGGTGGATGGCTAGATTTCGATCTAGTTATAGCTACACCTGATATGATGCCTAAATTAGGAAGATTAGGAAGAATTTTAGGAACTAAAGGACTTATGCCTAACCCTAAATCAGGAACAGTTACAACAAACATTGAACAAACTGTAACAGAATTTAAAAAAGGAAAAGTTGCATTTAAAGTTGATAAATTAGGTTCGATTCATTTACCAATTGGAAAAGTTGATTTTTCAAAAGAAGCAATCGTAGAAAACTTTAAAGTTGCATTAAATCAAATTGTTAAATTAAAGCCAGCAGCTTCTAAAGGACAATATTTAAGAACAGTTGCAATCTCATTAACTATGGGACCTGGAATTAAAATTGACCCATTATTAGCAGGAAGTTTTGTTGCTGAATAA
- the rplK gene encoding 50S ribosomal protein L11 — MAKEVIGKIKLQLEAGKANPAPPVGPALGQHGVNIAEFCKSFNAQTQDKMGFVIPVEITVYADRSFTFVLKTPPASDLLKKAAKVKKGAGNSLKEVAGTITKAQLQEIAETKMPDLNAGSVEAAMNIVAGTARSMGIKISE; from the coding sequence ATGGCTAAAGAAGTAATCGGAAAGATTAAATTACAATTAGAAGCAGGGAAAGCGAATCCTGCACCACCAGTAGGACCTGCATTAGGACAACATGGAGTAAATATCGCAGAATTCTGTAAATCATTTAACGCACAAACACAAGATAAAATGGGATTTGTAATTCCAGTAGAAATTACAGTATATGCTGACAGAAGTTTTACATTTGTTTTAAAAACTCCACCAGCATCAGACTTGTTAAAAAAAGCAGCTAAAGTTAAAAAAGGTGCTGGAAACTCATTAAAAGAAGTTGCTGGAACTATAACTAAAGCTCAATTACAAGAAATTGCAGAAACTAAAATGCCAGATTTGAATGCTGGAAGTGTTGAAGCAGCTATGAATATTGTTGCAGGAACTGCAAGAAGCATGGGAATTAAAATTTCTGAATAA
- the nusG gene encoding transcription termination/antitermination protein NusG, with product MTEKNENEIVYEKKWYIIHTYSGYEKKVATDLEKRIESLDLTDRVFRILVPEEEVLEEKRGKMVKVSRKLFPSYVLIEMLSVKEENELGLGYRVDSDAWYVIRNTNGVTGFVGVGSDPIPLSDEEAQELLAKVGININGDTVEKEPRYNIDFKVGEKVIIKKDSFLDQEGEISAIDDVNGKVTVMLEVFGRQTPVELEYTEIAKLDY from the coding sequence TTGACTGAAAAAAATGAAAATGAAATTGTATACGAAAAAAAATGGTATATAATTCATACTTATTCTGGTTACGAAAAAAAAGTAGCAACAGATTTGGAAAAAAGAATCGAATCATTGGATTTGACAGATAGAGTTTTTAGAATTTTAGTACCTGAAGAAGAAGTCTTGGAAGAAAAGCGAGGAAAAATGGTAAAAGTTTCAAGAAAATTGTTTCCAAGTTATGTACTAATTGAAATGTTATCTGTGAAAGAAGAAAATGAATTAGGATTAGGTTATCGTGTTGACAGTGATGCTTGGTATGTTATAAGAAATACTAACGGAGTTACTGGGTTTGTCGGGGTTGGAAGTGATCCAATACCGCTATCTGACGAAGAAGCCCAAGAATTACTTGCTAAAGTTGGAATTAATATAAATGGTGATACAGTTGAAAAAGAACCTAGATATAACATTGATTTCAAAGTTGGAGAAAAAGTAATTATTAAAAAAGATTCATTCTTGGATCAAGAAGGAGAAATTTCAGCTATTGACGATGTAAATGGAAAAGTTACTGTCATGCTAGAAGTATTTGGAAGACAGACACCGGTTGAACTTGAATACACAGAAATTGCAAAATTAGACTATTAA
- the secE gene encoding preprotein translocase subunit SecE, with amino-acid sequence MGKFNLGESLKNLREEYKKIYWPNKKEVYHVTVIVILITIFIALYTLLFDTAFSFVLTNVSNIIKNFIGGA; translated from the coding sequence ATGGGTAAATTTAATTTAGGAGAAAGTCTAAAAAATTTGCGTGAAGAATATAAAAAAATATATTGGCCTAATAAGAAAGAAGTTTATCATGTAACTGTAATTGTAATTTTAATAACAATTTTCATAGCACTTTATACACTTCTTTTTGATACAGCATTCAGTTTTGTATTGACCAATGTGAGCAACATTATAAAAAATTTTATAGGAGGCGCGTAA
- the rpmG gene encoding 50S ribosomal protein L33, which produces MRVQVILECTETKLRHYVTTKNKKTHPERLEMRKYNPVLKRHSLYREVK; this is translated from the coding sequence ATGAGAGTACAAGTAATTTTAGAATGCACTGAAACTAAGTTGAGACACTATGTTACAACTAAAAATAAAAAAACTCATCCAGAAAGATTGGAAATGAGAAAATATAATCCAGTGCTAAAAAGACATTCTCTTTACAGAGAAGTAAAATAA
- a CDS encoding UvrD-helicase domain-containing protein codes for MKNQESNKIILKASAGTGKTYRLSLEYIYNLLKNIDFKNIVVVTFTKKATAEIKERIFNFLYQVAFEKSKGIELKKNLKEIYNLSEDDFDKEKLQDIYFEMLKNKEDIRIYTIDSFTNRIFKQAIAPYFEISSFETLDSESNDFYEKIFKKIMDNENYYKKFEFLIEEVGEKKEIKNYVKIIEELVEFQKKYVIAKDFELKEEKKDNPKKVLEVFDFLTPLQEIYSEVKIFSEEKGKNISECFNDKLFEIFDQIKKESENSSEKKIEIVVKNLEKLLDSKIKNYYNGKFIRKKELTETLQELQKNFLDKFSKYILKNKVYPFHNKLKEFCEFLYDLVRREKISSKKFTHDDISIYTYEFIFDKNLKFIENNKFTQDFFEIIGGNIDTIMVDEFQDTSILQWKILKLIMDCAKNIICVGDEKQSIYGWRDGEKELFENLDEIVDGSKVETLKKSYRSYKAVIENVNKIYCDYDEKSNWNYEKVDYKAEDAEYQKGYFEFKINELESKKSPTEKRIFKNIIQMIENKEIKNLGKSCIIAGKNKYLSEIASELNAYNIPYTLKSNKSILEHSAVNPIYRLIKYFLYNNFQYLLEFLRSDLIGCLNSHVKYILENKNIIEIFMKNSKEEDFDLFLENFDFNFDFEKNKNENNENTKNINIERIEKREREKEKKEEIKDEKIEKKYEDKEEIEDKEKDKEIKIKKEELLKYKKINLIERNGFLFSDVLSKIKKLKKLSENLNSKTKKENFSLEVIKDFEITNFYSTNSDIKNIFEFFNILKSHTDLFDFINYIEEKKEDIKQFGSEDKNAINLMTVHKSKGLEFDTVFYYKCKRMSKNSRNETSKIKTFIQFDRNFEKVTEFLVTLKKYEKLILRDEKYKKIRELEEEKEKIEEINRDYVALTRAKKNLILLFDIKKSGEKYCDKLTEKLIEKYKDCLYLNESENYSNGEIYEEINEIKKIKNMKETTILDLKKILPYFSDNIAKNDRNSSKINLEKEFKRKKGLAMHYYFEHILTDVENEKKVANSAIFSRYGNMIGKNNIFEMIERMNNFIQRNLEIYNPKYKVYNEFEIYDNEKMEKRIIDRINIDEKNKKIYIFDYKTGYEPEKNEKYKEQIENYKRILSKKVGKSYEIITQILEV; via the coding sequence ATGAAAAATCAGGAAAGTAATAAAATAATATTAAAAGCGAGTGCAGGAACAGGAAAGACTTATAGACTGTCGCTAGAATATATTTATAATTTATTAAAAAATATCGACTTTAAAAATATTGTTGTCGTAACTTTTACAAAAAAGGCAACTGCGGAAATAAAAGAGCGGATTTTTAATTTTTTGTATCAAGTCGCTTTTGAAAAAAGTAAAGGAATTGAGTTAAAAAAAAATCTGAAAGAAATTTATAATTTGAGTGAAGATGATTTTGATAAGGAAAAATTGCAGGATATTTATTTTGAAATGTTGAAAAATAAAGAAGATATTAGAATTTACACAATTGACAGTTTTACAAACAGAATTTTTAAACAGGCGATTGCTCCTTATTTTGAAATTTCGAGTTTTGAAACTCTTGACAGTGAGAGCAATGATTTTTATGAAAAAATATTTAAGAAAATTATGGACAACGAAAATTATTATAAAAAATTTGAGTTTTTGATTGAAGAAGTTGGAGAAAAAAAAGAAATAAAAAATTATGTAAAAATCATTGAAGAGCTTGTGGAATTTCAAAAAAAATATGTTATTGCAAAAGATTTTGAGTTAAAAGAAGAAAAAAAAGATAACCCAAAAAAAGTTTTAGAAGTATTTGATTTTTTGACACCACTTCAAGAAATTTATTCTGAAGTAAAAATATTTTCTGAAGAAAAAGGGAAAAATATTTCTGAATGTTTTAATGACAAACTTTTTGAAATTTTTGACCAAATAAAAAAAGAAAGTGAAAATTCTTCTGAAAAAAAAATAGAAATTGTGGTTAAAAATTTGGAAAAACTTTTAGATTCTAAAATAAAAAATTATTATAACGGAAAGTTTATTCGGAAAAAAGAATTAACAGAAACTTTGCAAGAACTTCAAAAAAACTTTTTAGATAAATTTTCAAAATATATTTTAAAAAATAAAGTTTATCCATTTCACAATAAATTAAAAGAATTTTGTGAATTTTTGTACGACTTGGTCCGAAGAGAAAAAATTTCTTCCAAAAAATTTACGCACGACGATATTTCGATTTATACTTACGAATTTATTTTTGACAAAAATTTAAAATTTATCGAAAATAATAAATTTACTCAAGATTTTTTTGAAATAATTGGTGGAAATATTGATACAATTATGGTCGATGAATTTCAGGACACGAGCATTTTGCAGTGGAAAATTTTAAAGCTCATAATGGACTGCGCTAAAAATATAATTTGCGTGGGAGATGAAAAGCAAAGTATTTACGGTTGGCGTGACGGAGAAAAAGAGCTTTTTGAAAATCTTGACGAAATAGTTGACGGCTCGAAAGTGGAAACTTTGAAAAAATCGTACAGAAGTTATAAAGCGGTTATTGAAAATGTAAACAAAATTTATTGCGATTATGATGAGAAAAGTAATTGGAATTATGAGAAAGTTGATTATAAAGCTGAAGATGCTGAATACCAAAAAGGTTATTTTGAGTTTAAGATAAATGAACTAGAAAGCAAAAAGTCTCCAACTGAAAAGAGAATTTTTAAAAATATTATTCAAATGATAGAAAATAAAGAGATTAAAAATCTTGGAAAAAGTTGTATAATCGCTGGAAAAAATAAATATTTATCTGAAATCGCAAGTGAATTGAATGCTTATAATATTCCGTATACTTTGAAGAGCAACAAGTCGATTTTAGAGCACAGCGCAGTTAATCCAATTTACAGACTTATAAAATATTTTTTATACAATAACTTTCAATATTTGTTAGAATTTCTTCGTTCAGATTTAATTGGATGTCTGAATAGCCATGTGAAATATATTTTGGAAAATAAAAATATTATTGAAATTTTTATGAAAAATTCAAAAGAAGAAGATTTTGATTTGTTTTTAGAAAATTTTGATTTTAATTTTGATTTTGAAAAAAATAAAAATGAAAATAATGAAAATACTAAAAATATAAATATTGAAAGAATAGAAAAAAGAGAAAGAGAAAAAGAAAAAAAAGAAGAAATAAAAGATGAAAAAATAGAAAAAAAATATGAAGATAAAGAAGAAATAGAAGATAAAGAAAAAGATAAAGAAATAAAAATAAAAAAAGAAGAATTATTGAAATATAAAAAAATAAATTTAATTGAAAGAAATGGCTTTTTATTTTCAGATGTTTTGAGTAAAATAAAAAAATTAAAAAAATTGTCTGAAAACTTAAATTCAAAAACAAAAAAAGAAAATTTTTCGCTGGAAGTTATAAAAGATTTTGAGATAACAAATTTTTATTCAACAAATAGCGACATAAAAAATATTTTTGAATTTTTCAATATTTTAAAAAGTCACACAGATTTATTTGACTTTATAAATTATATCGAAGAAAAAAAAGAAGACATAAAGCAATTTGGAAGCGAGGACAAAAACGCTATAAATCTTATGACAGTACATAAATCAAAAGGATTGGAATTTGATACGGTTTTTTATTATAAATGTAAAAGAATGAGCAAAAATTCCCGAAATGAAACATCAAAAATAAAGACATTTATACAATTTGACAGAAATTTTGAAAAAGTTACGGAATTTTTGGTGACTTTGAAAAAATATGAAAAATTGATTTTAAGAGATGAGAAATATAAAAAAATTAGAGAATTGGAAGAAGAAAAAGAAAAAATCGAAGAAATTAACAGAGATTATGTGGCGCTCACAAGAGCCAAGAAAAATTTGATTTTACTGTTTGACATAAAAAAATCAGGTGAGAAATATTGTGATAAATTAACAGAAAAATTAATTGAAAAATATAAAGATTGTTTATATTTAAATGAAAGCGAGAATTATTCAAATGGAGAGATTTATGAAGAAATTAATGAAATCAAAAAAATAAAAAATATGAAAGAAACAACAATATTAGATCTAAAAAAAATTCTCCCATATTTTTCGGATAATATTGCAAAAAATGACAGAAACTCAAGTAAGATTAATTTAGAAAAAGAATTCAAAAGAAAAAAAGGACTTGCAATGCACTATTATTTTGAACATATTTTAACAGATGTGGAAAACGAAAAGAAAGTTGCAAATTCAGCAATTTTTAGCCGTTATGGGAATATGATTGGGAAAAATAATATTTTTGAGATGATTGAACGAATGAATAATTTTATTCAAAGAAATCTCGAAATTTATAATCCAAAATATAAAGTTTATAATGAATTTGAAATTTACGACAATGAAAAGATGGAAAAAAGAATAATTGACAGAATCAATATCGACGAAAAAAATAAAAAAATCTACATTTTTGACTACAAAACAGGTTATGAACCTGAAAAAAATGAAAAATATAAAGAGCAAATAGAAAATTATAAAAGAATCTTATCAAAAAAAGTTGGAAAAAGTTATGAAATTATAACGCAAATATTGGAAGTTTAA